A genomic window from Leptospira fletcheri includes:
- a CDS encoding NAD(P)-dependent alcohol dehydrogenase, with amino-acid sequence MKAIVYCEYGSSDVLRLKEVEKPFPGEGEVLIRVRAASVNAADWRMMRADPFLVRFHAGLFRPSKFPTLGADIAGSVEAVGLGVTQFRVGDEVFGDVFASGFGGFAEYKCAKEHEIVLKPSNVSFQEAAAVPLAGLTALHALRDAGKLQRGQKVLIHGASGGVGTFAVQLANYFGVEVTAVCSSKKMEIARSLGAHHVIDYSVQDFAQNGQKYDLVLAVNGFRSIFDYRRVLKSHGRYAMVGGNAGQLFQALLLGPFLSMVGGRKTVAVSSKPNQKDLLFLAELLSSKQIKSVIDRSYPLSEVPDAIRYLEQGHAVGKVIITQE; translated from the coding sequence TTGATTAGAGTTCGCGCGGCCTCTGTCAATGCGGCTGACTGGCGTATGATGAGAGCAGATCCCTTTTTGGTCCGTTTCCATGCAGGGCTCTTTCGCCCAAGCAAATTCCCGACGTTGGGTGCCGATATCGCGGGGAGTGTTGAAGCTGTTGGTCTCGGAGTCACTCAGTTTCGCGTAGGGGATGAGGTGTTCGGGGATGTTTTTGCAAGCGGTTTCGGCGGTTTTGCGGAATATAAGTGCGCTAAGGAGCACGAAATAGTATTGAAGCCGTCGAACGTCTCTTTCCAGGAGGCGGCAGCTGTGCCTCTGGCCGGTCTTACCGCCTTGCATGCATTACGTGATGCCGGCAAGCTGCAACGAGGTCAAAAGGTCCTCATTCACGGTGCCTCCGGCGGTGTAGGGACATTCGCTGTTCAACTAGCCAATTATTTTGGAGTGGAAGTCACCGCCGTTTGTAGCAGTAAGAAGATGGAAATAGCTCGCTCCCTCGGAGCGCATCATGTAATCGATTACTCTGTTCAAGATTTCGCACAAAATGGACAAAAATATGATCTGGTTCTCGCAGTGAACGGATTTCGTTCCATCTTCGATTATCGTCGTGTATTAAAATCCCACGGGAGATACGCTATGGTTGGGGGTAATGCCGGCCAGCTCTTCCAGGCCCTTCTCCTTGGACCATTCCTTTCAATGGTGGGAGGTCGGAAAACGGTTGCCGTCTCGTCAAAACCAAACCAAAAAGATTTGCTCTTTCTGGCGGAGTTGCTTTCGTCCAAACAGATCAAATCCGTAATCGATAGAAGCTATCCATTAAGTGAAGTTCCTGATGCCATACGCTACCTCGAACAAGGTCATGCCGTCGGAAAAGTAATCATAACCCAGGAATGA